The following coding sequences are from one Neovison vison isolate M4711 chromosome X, ASM_NN_V1, whole genome shotgun sequence window:
- the LOC122897354 gene encoding protein BEX1-like, producing MASKEEQAVKNPNMENTDQENEKKDEKEKIANKGEPLALPLDTGEYCMPRVNRRWFCVRQPNQQYRWDMIQRLGEPQGRMREESMERIREEMRQLMQKLKEKQFSHSLRAVSIDPPHHDHRDEFCLMP from the coding sequence ATGGCGTCCAAAGAGGAACAAGCAGTAAAAAATCCCAACATGGAAAATACCgaccaggaaaatgaaaaaaaggatgaaaaggagaaaattgcTAATAAAGGAGAGCCCTTGGCCCTCCCTTTGGACACTGGTGAATATTGTATGCCTAGAGTAAATCGTAGGTGGTTCTGTGTTAGGCAGCCCAACCAGCAGTATAGATGGGACATGATTCAGAGGCTTGGAGAGCCACAGGGAAGGATGAGAGAAGAGAGTATGGAAAGGATTAGGGAGGAGATGAGACAACTCATGCAAAAGCTGAAGGAAAAGCAATTCAGTCATAGTTTGCGGGCAGTTAGCATTGACCCCCCTCACCATGATCATCGTGATGAGTTTTGTCTTATGCCTTGA